In Mesoplodon densirostris isolate mMesDen1 chromosome 2, mMesDen1 primary haplotype, whole genome shotgun sequence, the DNA window tttacagGAGATCAAATGAAACACAGAGGTATGTGTTTGCTCCAGAGCAAACTTGAATGAAGCCACCTGTTGAGTAGCGAGCCCTCAGTAAGGAGACCAAATAATTGCTGGATGGTTTTCTTGCTTAttccataaaaaaagaactcCATTATGAAGACAGGTTGAAATAGATATTAAATTGTCATTATCACAGGTGTCAACTATGACTCATGTGTAGAGAACCATTTCACTCTAGAACCTAAGAATGATGAATATAGCTTTCATCTCTGATAAACACTGACCAAAATCTCTCCCATAATGGATACCATCAACGAAGTACAGTTAGGACAGATATAGAACACAAATGATGTACTATCTTTCCCAATATGTAATGAATAAACTTTGGGACTGttcttaataataaatatttattaataagagCATCTAAATGAATATGAAAGacataaaaaagtataaaaaaataatttgactcATGCAGCACTTTTATAAAAGGTGAATATAATGTAATTAGTCCATGAGCTTTAAAGGGAAATGAGCTGTGAGGGGACAGCTAGTGAGGGGACAAGATGCCAGAGGGTCACTACCCACTCAGCGTCACAGCTGTATTGCTGGATTGTTGGGCTCCTGTAGGCTTGGTCTGGCTCACATTTCTCCTGGTGGACTTGTCTATTGTTCGGACTGCTTTTTTCACCCATTCAACATGTGGATCAGCACAGACTTTAAGGCCACGTCTGGTAATAAATCTGCagtgcaaagaaaaaatagacaaagttAGTCACATCCTCAAAGCCTTGGGACCAGAAGTTAAGATCAGATCATATATAAGAGATCTTGTGCAGAAATGACTGGACAAAGCAGTTTTTCAGATTCaggaaaacataaatgaaaatctTTCTTCTGCAATCTATTTTCCCATAAAGGAGAAGTAGCTCCAGGTAATACCCAGATCCCTGGTTCAGCATAAATTGCAGGCTCCTTTTCTCATCATTGCTACCAGGTGATGTAATTAAACTGGACATCTGAGGTCATCTAGTCCAATTATTACATATcatcttctttttcaaatctaAAGACACTCATCTTAGTTTCTGGACAAAAGGGGATTTCTTTATCCTAGTTTTTGGGGTAAAGTTGCAATTGTGTGTTGGGAAGAGATACTATTCTGAAAATGAGATCCTGGAAAGAGAATGGTACCATGTAGGCTAGTTGTTGACACTATTCCTCGAGATATGGCAACTGATAAAATATGGCACTCTACTCCAGCCCACCATAAAGGCAgaggaaggcagggaaggagaaggaTGGGAAAGGAGGCATCCCACACCAGTGTGTCTCTATGGTCAAATCCTGATCTGAACCAGCCAGCTCTAAACCTAACCCTCGGGACTGAGCATATGATTCATCTGGTTCCCAGTTAGATTCTTCTGCTAAGATAAAGTAGAAAGGAGGGTGATATTCTTCACTTGGTTGCCAATTTTTTGTCATAAACATTGTTTGGGGCTACATAAAGACATGGTTCATATGGAAAAACAGAAAGACTATTGGCTATGTTGAGGTTTTCCTCCTTGTTGACATTTTTCCTGAGGAGGGCAACATTTCTATATACTGTGTTCCATCAAGCCCAGATTTGGGTGAGGGCAACTCACATCACTGCTTTCATGAAGTGCTCCGTGATGGTGTAGGTCTTGAGTTTTTTAATTGGCAGTCGCTGGGTAGTCAGACTCACACAGATGGTCTTGTCTAGGACTTCAGTCCCCACACCTggtaaagaaaaccaaacaaacaaaaataaaatataattgttaaTACTATCAATGTTAGAGTGCTGTAAGTGAAATAAAGAGTGATCTGATAAAGAGTAATTTGGGGAAGGCAACACTAAATGTGGGAGAGGTAGCTCATTTTTGACTGAATATATAAAGGTGTCCttattttaaatggtaaaatgTGAGATATGTAAGGGAAGTAGTTCATTAAATACTCATCCTCAATAGAAATGGCTCAGGAGGATTAAACTTTCTAAGTTTAGAGAACATCTTACATTGGAGAAGGGAAAATATCTTGGGAGAGTTAATAATAGTAAGGGTTTTCTAAAATCTAAAAAGGGTTTCTAAGT includes these proteins:
- the LOC132483316 gene encoding lymphotactin-like, yielding MRLLILAFLGICCLAAYTVEGVGTEVLDKTICVSLTTQRLPIKKLKTYTITEHFMKAVIFITRRGLKVCADPHVEWVKKAVRTIDKSTRRNVSQTKPTGAQQSSNTAVTLSG